The window GGCATGTTTGTTGATTGCGGTCTGTGCATCCCTAGCATATTATGTGTTTAATAAAAGAGAAGGACAGTCCAGCAACAGTCCTTCTTTTGTGCCTGTTCAAGAGATTTCTGTCAAAGAGAAACTAATCTCTGATTACCTACAGCAAATGACCCTAGAAGAAAAAGTTGGTCAGATGATTTTTGCACGTATACCTGCTGAAAATCAGTTGGAAGACCTTATTTCCTATCAATTTGGTGGTTATATCTTATTTTCACGGGACTTTGAAGGAAGGACCTTAGAACAAGTCAAGGAAGAAGTTGCGGCTTATCAAGCTAATTCCAAACTACCACTTTTAATGGCTTCTGATGAAGAAGGTGGAACGGTAACGCGGGTTAGTCAGTTATTAGAAACTCCCTTTGCCTCCCCCTTGGAATTGTATCAGTCAGGGGGGCTGGAGGCTGTTTTAGAAGATACTAAGCATAAAACCAGTCTTTTGAAAGGGATAGGTATTCATGCCGGTTTCTTTCCAGTTGCGGACTTATCTACAGATCCATGGTCATTTATCTATGATCGGACTATTGGCCAAGATGCTGCTACAACATCCACTTATATCAGCCAAGAGGTCCAGCTCCTGAAACAAGAGCAATTTGCTTCGACTTTGAAACATTTCCCAGGCTATGGGAACAATGCTGATTCACATACAGATTTGGTCTATGACAATCGTAGTTTAGAAGAATTACGGGCCAATGATTTTCTTCCC is drawn from Streptococcus sp. 29892 and contains these coding sequences:
- a CDS encoding glycoside hydrolase family 3 protein; the protein is MPVQEISVKEKLISDYLQQMTLEEKVGQMIFARIPAENQLEDLISYQFGGYILFSRDFEGRTLEQVKEEVAAYQANSKLPLLMASDEEGGTVTRVSQLLETPFASPLELYQSGGLEAVLEDTKHKTSLLKGIGIHAGFFPVADLSTDPWSFIYDRTIGQDAATTSTYISQEVQLLKQEQFASTLKHFPGYGNNADSHTDLVYDNRSLEELRANDFLPFKAGIEAGADSIMVSHNIVPAIDDVPSSISPEINNILRNELGFDGVIMTDDFDMLGLSQFVDQNSGALQTIQAGTDMILSSSYASQIPYIVEQVKAGTITEERLDQSVKRILGMKYDLGLIK